A portion of the Stigmatella aurantiaca DW4/3-1 genome contains these proteins:
- a CDS encoding lactate racemase domain-containing protein — protein MRPIKTLQKLYDEESQVVITEKGSPPRALFSGENFLLEDLPVGTRVIFPRPPMEGVPNVKAAIRWAINHPEGMDPLHALLRPGMKLTCVIDDISVPLPPMVTPDVRQSILEVVLELAADSGVDDVHLLIANALHRRMTEGEMRRMVGTKIFDAYYPDRYYNHDAEDPDGIVELERTAHNEVVAVNRRVAESDLIVYVNVNFVPMNGGHKSMGTGVTNYASLRAHHNPKTIRDSDSYMEPKASALYKSNSRIGTVIDKHLKVFHIETTLNNRMFGGPTDFLAKKEEDYTEADRLKFQALRFTLGKIPRAAARKVLNAIPAPYDVTGVFAGATEPVHVKTLEMSWKQYSVPVQGQSDIVIFPIPFISPYSVNSILNPLLVQVMGLGYFFNLNRGIPLVKKGGVLILLHPAYDEFDPEHHPSYIEFFNRILPETRDSMKLEHKYEREFAENPSYVHLYRKGNAYHGVHPFYMWYWGENGRQHVGKVIVAGAENNHVPALLGWDRTDTLTEAIEEARGFMGRSATISLLRIAPTLLADVKL, from the coding sequence ATGCGCCCTATCAAGACGCTCCAGAAGCTCTACGACGAGGAAAGCCAAGTCGTCATCACCGAGAAGGGAAGCCCCCCGCGCGCCCTCTTCTCGGGCGAGAACTTCCTGCTGGAAGACCTGCCGGTTGGCACACGGGTCATCTTCCCCCGCCCCCCCATGGAGGGGGTGCCCAACGTCAAGGCCGCCATCCGCTGGGCCATCAACCACCCGGAGGGCATGGACCCGCTGCACGCCCTGCTCCGGCCGGGCATGAAGCTCACGTGCGTCATCGACGACATCTCGGTGCCGCTGCCGCCCATGGTCACCCCGGACGTGCGGCAGAGCATCCTGGAGGTCGTCCTGGAGTTGGCGGCCGACAGCGGCGTGGACGATGTCCACCTGCTCATCGCCAACGCCCTGCACCGCCGCATGACGGAAGGCGAGATGCGGCGCATGGTGGGCACGAAGATCTTCGACGCCTACTACCCGGACCGCTACTACAACCACGACGCGGAAGATCCCGACGGCATCGTCGAGTTGGAGCGCACCGCCCACAACGAGGTGGTGGCCGTCAACCGCCGCGTGGCCGAGAGCGACCTCATCGTCTACGTCAACGTCAACTTCGTGCCCATGAACGGCGGGCACAAGTCCATGGGCACCGGCGTGACGAACTACGCCTCGCTCCGGGCGCACCACAACCCGAAGACCATCCGCGACTCCGACAGCTACATGGAGCCCAAGGCCAGCGCGCTCTACAAGAGCAACTCGCGCATCGGCACGGTCATCGACAAGCACCTCAAGGTCTTCCACATCGAGACCACGCTGAACAACCGCATGTTCGGCGGCCCCACGGACTTCCTGGCCAAGAAGGAAGAGGACTACACCGAGGCGGACCGGCTCAAGTTCCAGGCGCTGCGCTTCACGCTGGGAAAGATCCCGCGCGCGGCGGCGCGCAAGGTGCTCAACGCCATCCCCGCGCCCTATGACGTCACGGGCGTATTCGCCGGGGCCACCGAGCCCGTGCACGTCAAGACGCTGGAGATGAGCTGGAAGCAGTACTCGGTGCCGGTGCAGGGGCAGAGCGACATCGTCATCTTCCCCATCCCGTTCATCTCCCCCTACAGCGTCAACTCCATCCTCAACCCACTGCTCGTGCAGGTGATGGGGCTGGGCTACTTCTTCAACCTCAACCGCGGGATTCCGCTGGTGAAGAAGGGCGGCGTGCTCATCCTGCTGCACCCGGCCTACGACGAGTTCGATCCGGAGCACCACCCCAGCTACATCGAGTTCTTCAACCGCATCCTCCCGGAGACGCGGGACTCGATGAAGCTGGAGCACAAGTACGAGCGCGAGTTCGCGGAGAACCCCAGCTACGTGCACCTGTACCGCAAGGGCAATGCCTACCACGGCGTGCACCCCTTCTATATGTGGTACTGGGGCGAGAACGGCCGCCAGCACGTGGGCAAGGTCATCGTCGCCGGGGCGGAGAACAACCACGTGCCCGCCCTGCTCGGCTGGGACCGGACCGACACCCTCACCGAGGCCATCGAGGAGGCCCGCGGCTTCATGGGCCGCTCGGCCACCATCAGCCTGCTCCGCATCGCGCCCACCCTGCTCGCGGATGTGAAGCTCTGA
- a CDS encoding HAD family hydrolase: MPAKAAFYDVDGTLVKTNVVHVYAYYAMNRGSILGMAGRTLSTVASLPLFGVLDSFNRKVFNEFFYRYYEGLSEDRLLTVAEDMFEDVLKPALYEQSKDLIAEARRSGCRIVLVTGALDFAMRPLARYLGADELIANKMQFVGGNATGKVIPPIIEGANKANAIRDYCAKEGLSLAHCHGYSDSSSDYAMLAIVGRPTAVNPDMRLRSIARAYNWPILDLK; the protein is encoded by the coding sequence ATGCCCGCCAAAGCTGCCTTCTATGATGTCGACGGGACGCTCGTGAAGACGAATGTCGTTCACGTCTACGCCTATTACGCGATGAACCGCGGCTCGATCCTGGGCATGGCGGGGCGCACCCTCAGCACGGTCGCCAGCCTGCCGTTGTTTGGCGTCCTGGATTCCTTCAATCGCAAGGTCTTCAACGAGTTCTTCTACCGGTACTACGAGGGGCTCAGCGAGGACCGGCTCCTGACGGTCGCCGAGGACATGTTCGAGGACGTCCTCAAGCCCGCCCTCTACGAGCAGTCCAAGGACCTCATCGCCGAGGCGCGCCGCTCCGGCTGCCGCATCGTGCTCGTCACCGGGGCGCTGGACTTCGCCATGCGCCCGCTCGCCCGCTACCTGGGCGCAGACGAGCTCATCGCCAACAAGATGCAGTTCGTGGGCGGCAATGCCACCGGCAAGGTGATTCCGCCCATCATCGAAGGGGCCAACAAGGCCAACGCCATCCGCGACTACTGCGCCAAAGAGGGCTTGTCGTTGGCCCACTGCCATGGCTATTCGGACAGTTCCTCCGACTACGCCATGCTGGCCATCGTCGGCCGGCCCACGGCGGTCAACCCGGACATGCGCCTGCGTTCGATCGCGCGGGCCTACAACTGGCCCATCCTCGATCTGAAGTGA